A window of Bacteroidales bacterium genomic DNA:
GAGCCATTATGGACGACCATAACGAATGGTCTGTAATTGAAAATCTTGGACCATCAATAAATACAGAATTAGACGAAGATGCACCTTTTATACACCCAGATTCAAAAACACTTTATTTTTCATCTAAAGGACATAACAGTATTGGCGGCTACGACATTTTTTACTCACATAATATCAATAAAAACGAATGGGAATACCCTACCAATATCGGATTTCCAATAAACACCCCAACCGATAATGTGGGCTTTGTAATTACTGCCGATGGAAATAATGCCTATTTTACTTCATACAGCAATGATAATAAATATGATATTTATATTGCTATTCTTCATAAAACAATTCCTTTAACAATGGTAAAAGGTGTTATACGCGGTGGAGACCCTCCCAAGCCAATTAAAGCACGTATAAGAGTTATTGACAAAGAAACCAATCAATTAATCAAGTATGTTTACAATCCTAATCCAAAAACAGGTAAATACTTAATGATATTCCCTCCAAATAAAAACTACGATATGATTATCGAAGCCGAAAATTATTTGCCTCAACTCGTCAATATATACATCCCAAATCAAACCTATTTTTATGAACTATATCAAGAAATTTTTTTAAAACAAGTTAAAGTAAGCAAAAACGATACAGCTATTGGTCAAGAAATTAGAATATCTAACACCTTTTATGATATATATAAAACCGATATATCCGATAGCATTCTTACTATAGAACAACAAAAACGCCAAAAACACGTTGACGAGCTTCTTAAACTGGTAGAAAATATTATTACCACTACCGATAGTTTAACCATTGAACAAGTAGAAAAAACACTTACCAAAGACACTTCTATAAACAAAGAATATTTAACAAAAAATCGTTACAATAAATTACTCGACCTAGTGGAAACAGCTATCGAAAAAACAGACTCTACTACCCTTCAACTATTAGACGCCAATGCTATCTATAATGATGTAACCAATAAAATATTTTTTTACGGAACTCAACTTAACGAACAAAAAATGTCAAAAATTATTATCGGCAATGATACATTATACACCCTTCCGGCAATTAACACCATAAAACCTCTCGAAATAAAAACTCCATCCGTAGTTCAAATTAAAAACGATAGCATATTTAAACCAGTAAAAAAAGAACCCGATTTCAGAAATTGTCCTGACAGTTGCAAAAAATACATATACATAAACTATATATTTTTCAAGTCTGGCAAAAATAATATTGAAAATAAATATATAAACACATTAAAAGATATTGTTCAACTTATTTTAGCCAATCCTGATATTGGTATTGAGCTTAATGGATACGCAGACCCCAAGGGTGACAATCAAAAAAACTTAGAATTATCAAGAAAAAGAGCAAGTGCTGTGGCTAACTTTTTTGTTAACAATCAAATCTCACCTCGAAGAATAATAATTAACGGAAAAGGAGAAGTAGGAAACGAAACCGACGAAGACCTTACACTTCATCGAAGAACTGAAATAAAATTATTCGAAATTAAAGTTAAAGAATAAAAATGAAAATTTATAAATTCATATTATTCATTAACTTCATCCTCTTAAGTTATGCAACAAAAGCACAACAATACACCGAATATGAATTAAAATCTGCTTATTTATTTAATTTTGCCAAATTCATTACCTACCCACCTTCAACCTTTAATTCAACTCGAGACCCATTTATTATTGGCGTTTACGGAAATGATGCTTTTTTAGATGTATTACAAAATATTATTAAAGGTAAAAACATAAATGGTAGAAACGTAATTGCTATTAGTATTAACCAAATCGAAGATATTCAAAACTGTCAAATCGTTTTTTTTTCAAAAACTACTCGCAATCAAATTTTAATGTTTTTAGAATATATAAACAATAAACCTATTCTAAGCGTAGGGGACAATATTGAAGATTTTTGTGAAAATGGCGGAATCATTAATTTTACTCCTCAAAACGATCATAAACGCTTTGAAATAAACCCTAATGCTGCTCAACGTTCTAATCTTATTATAAGCTCTAAATTATTAGCATTAGCTAGAATTGTGAACGATGTCGAAAATAAGTTTTAAAAACATATCATTTAAGTATAAGATCATTGCAGTTATATTGCTGGTTTCGTTTCTAACACAATTTGTTGGAACAATTATCTATATTATTTTCGATAAACGCGATTTTCAGCTAAGTACTATCAGAGAATTAAACATTACGGGCGATATTATTGCCAATAATTCCGTTGCAACCCTCCTATTTAACGACCCATTAGAAGCCACAAAGGTTTTACAATCACTCAATACGAATCCTTATATTACTAAAACTGCCATTTATACCTCACAATTAAAAACATTTGCCGAAGTCGAAAAAAAGAAATTTTTTCATTACATTAATCCTATTAAAACCTCAAAAGATACCATTTTACAATCCGATTCCACATTTATTTTAATTAAACCTATTGTCGATCAAAGCGAAAACAATAAAATTATTGGCTATTTATACATAAGTCGCGAATTAACCGACTATTATAACCAATTTAAGCAAATCATTTCCATCAATTTAATCATTGCTGTTTTTCTATTGTTTTTTGCTTTTATTATAGCAACACAACTTCAAAAAATAATATCACAACCTATTTTAAGATTATCTTCTATCGTAAAAAAGATTGCTCAAAGTCGCGATTTCTCGATGCGAATCAACAAACGAGGCAACGACGAAGTTGGACAACTCATAGATATTTTTAACCATTTACTTCAAACCATTGAGTTACAAAATCGTGAACTTATTAAAGCTAAAGACGAAGCAATTAAACTAGCAAACACCAAACAACAATTCTTAGCAAATATGAGTCACGAAATTAGAACACCTATGAATGCCATTATTGGTATGATAAACATGCTTCAAAACACCAAATTATCTGATGAACAAAAAGAATATTTAAACCACATCCATCTATCAAGCAACAATTTACTTGTTATTATTAACGATATTCTCGATATTTCAAAAATTGAAAGTGGTAAAATTATTTTCGAAAAACATCGCTTCAACCTTAATGATACACTCGATAATATTCAAAAAATGTTTGAACCTAAAATTCTTGAAAAAGGATTAACATTTAATATAAAAAAAGATCCCCAATTACCTGTATTTTGGCTTGGCGATCAGGTACGTTTAAACCAAATTCTCATCAATTTAGTTGGAAATGCCGTAAAATTTACCCTACAAGGAAGCATCGAACTCCACGTTGAACTCAAACAACAAGTTAACGACAATATTTTTGAATTATTATTTAAAGTAAGCGATACAGGAATCGGTATTCCCGCCGATAGAAAAGAAAGCATTTTCGACAGTTTTACTCAAG
This region includes:
- a CDS encoding YfiR family protein yields the protein MKIYKFILFINFILLSYATKAQQYTEYELKSAYLFNFAKFITYPPSTFNSTRDPFIIGVYGNDAFLDVLQNIIKGKNINGRNVIAISINQIEDIQNCQIVFFSKTTRNQILMFLEYINNKPILSVGDNIEDFCENGGIINFTPQNDHKRFEINPNAAQRSNLIISSKLLALARIVNDVENKF
- a CDS encoding response regulator gives rise to the protein MSKISFKNISFKYKIIAVILLVSFLTQFVGTIIYIIFDKRDFQLSTIRELNITGDIIANNSVATLLFNDPLEATKVLQSLNTNPYITKTAIYTSQLKTFAEVEKKKFFHYINPIKTSKDTILQSDSTFILIKPIVDQSENNKIIGYLYISRELTDYYNQFKQIISINLIIAVFLLFFAFIIATQLQKIISQPILRLSSIVKKIAQSRDFSMRINKRGNDEVGQLIDIFNHLLQTIELQNRELIKAKDEAIKLANTKQQFLANMSHEIRTPMNAIIGMINMLQNTKLSDEQKEYLNHIHLSSNNLLVIINDILDISKIESGKIIFEKHRFNLNDTLDNIQKMFEPKILEKGLTFNIKKDPQLPVFWLGDQVRLNQILINLVGNAVKFTLQGSIELHVELKQQVNDNIFELLFKVSDTGIGIPADRKESIFDSFTQASNDTTRKFGGTGLGLTIAKQLVELQNGKIWFDSEVNQGTCFYFYIPLEKTNPPTLTEIQAKAEYSLIKNIDISIFQNAIILVAEDNQLNQFLIKTLLIKQNFKNILIANNGKEAIELLQNHNVNLILMDLHMPEMDGYETTHFIRNNFTNDKQKIPIIALTAAVIQGEKEKCLAIGMNDYISKPFNPNELFEKIIFYLNK
- a CDS encoding PD40 domain-containing protein, yielding MPQSKKKLQKMAQNYFDNEQFDKALPYYLKLDSLEPNNFETKYYIGACYLNSSQDKTQGIPYLEFAIKKGEALLPSVVFYDLATLYHLNYQFDEAIEMLKKFIDRAPKTDILLNKANYLIKNCQNAKQLQTVANNIDLIRLEKNINTENSETTPFISADENQLYFTRTFYKKNAGIEFETAKEIYLATKTNEQTFDIKKINFENSQLKASVSLAGISPDGETLFFAIGDENNADIYACKINNGSLGPLIKLPDIINSPYAETTISVSPDGRTYYFSSNRPGGYGGKDLYRAIMDDHNEWSVIENLGPSINTELDEDAPFIHPDSKTLYFSSKGHNSIGGYDIFYSHNINKNEWEYPTNIGFPINTPTDNVGFVITADGNNAYFTSYSNDNKYDIYIAILHKTIPLTMVKGVIRGGDPPKPIKARIRVIDKETNQLIKYVYNPNPKTGKYLMIFPPNKNYDMIIEAENYLPQLVNIYIPNQTYFYELYQEIFLKQVKVSKNDTAIGQEIRISNTFYDIYKTDISDSILTIEQQKRQKHVDELLKLVENIITTTDSLTIEQVEKTLTKDTSINKEYLTKNRYNKLLDLVETAIEKTDSTTLQLLDANAIYNDVTNKIFFYGTQLNEQKMSKIIIGNDTLYTLPAINTIKPLEIKTPSVVQIKNDSIFKPVKKEPDFRNCPDSCKKYIYINYIFFKSGKNNIENKYINTLKDIVQLILANPDIGIELNGYADPKGDNQKNLELSRKRASAVANFFVNNQISPRRIIINGKGEVGNETDEDLTLHRRTEIKLFEIKVKE